The Mycobacterium seoulense genomic interval AACCCGACGCCGACTACGACACCTACAAGCACCACCTGTAAAGGGCCTACCTGTAATGAGCGCTCGCAACGTTGCGGTGGTCGGTTTTGCCCACGCGCCGCATGTCCGCCGCACCGACGGCACCACCAACGGCGTCGAGATGTTGATGCCGTGCTTCGCACAGCTCTATGAGGACCTCGGCATCACGAAAGCCGACATCGGTTTCTGGTGTTCGGGGTCGTCCGATTATCTTGCCGGACGGGCTTTTTCGTTCATCTCGGCGATCGACTCGATCGGCGCCGTCCCGCCGATCAACGAATCGCATGTCGAGATGGATGCGGCGTGGGCCCTGTACGAGGCCTACATCAAGCTGCTGACCGGCGAGGTCGACACGGCCCTGGTCTACGGTTTCGGAAAGTCCTCGGCCGGGATCCTGCGACAGATCCTGTCGCGGCAGACCGACCCGTACACCGTGGCCCCGTTGTGGCCGGACTCGGTGTCCATGGCGGGGCTGCAAGCCCGCATGGGGCTCGACTCCGGGAAGTGGACCGAAGAGCAGATGGCGCGTGTGGCGTTCGACTCCTTCGCGAATGCCCGCCGGGTGGACTCCGTGGAGCCGGCGATCAGCATCGAGGAATTGCTCGACAGGCCGTTCTTCGCCGAGCCGCTGCGCCGCCACGACATCGCGCCGATCACCGACGGCGCCGCCGCCGTTGTGCTCGCGGCGGGCGAGCGCGCGAGGGAGCTGCGCGAAAACCCCGCCTGGATCACGGGAATCGAGCACCGCATCGAAACGCCGTCGCTGGGTGCGCGTGACCTCACCGAGTCCGCTTCCACCAAGGCGGCGGCCCAGGCGGCCACCGGTGGCAGGACCGACAAGCTGG includes:
- a CDS encoding thiolase domain-containing protein, producing MSARNVAVVGFAHAPHVRRTDGTTNGVEMLMPCFAQLYEDLGITKADIGFWCSGSSDYLAGRAFSFISAIDSIGAVPPINESHVEMDAAWALYEAYIKLLTGEVDTALVYGFGKSSAGILRQILSRQTDPYTVAPLWPDSVSMAGLQARMGLDSGKWTEEQMARVAFDSFANARRVDSVEPAISIEELLDRPFFAEPLRRHDIAPITDGAAAVVLAAGERARELRENPAWITGIEHRIETPSLGARDLTESASTKAAAQAATGGRTDKLDVAEICAPFTHQHLIVEEAIRIPGPTKVNPSGGALAANPMFVAGLERIGFAAQHIWDGSAERVLAHATSGPALQQNLVAVMEGKN